One Engystomops pustulosus chromosome 7, aEngPut4.maternal, whole genome shotgun sequence DNA window includes the following coding sequences:
- the LOC140069785 gene encoding SERTA domain-containing protein 2-like — protein MLGKGLKRKLNDCEETMTEFSCAYDCNRTMPYSHQRQLVLNMCLNKLQSYKMLAEPNLHRSVLIANTVRQIQEETRQESSQLPGVMGGDIPSNNFIYTGSDPIDSSLNLPFGINTEITRDTWPSENPLDSLMEVTDDDMSSAISSILKDLDFVEDISPTPAQGSVMDEPPKPLESGYKVEKQDVRGTECAFGSFELTSSTSYLKDLSVDDIFDDIDTSMYDSDFSFSSLMSPRMQPAVEEPLKLYTMCNNSASSNLQVCRTDLNDLDHIIEILVGS, from the coding sequence ATGCTTGGTAAAGGACTTAAACGCAAGCTGAATGATTGTGAAGAGACCATGACCGAGTTTTCTTGTGCCTACGATTGCAACCGAACCATGCCGTACAGTCATCAAAGGCAACTGGTGCTCAATATGTGCCTCAACAAACTGCAAAGCTATAAAATGCTGGCTGAACCAAACCTGCATCGATCCGTTCTCATAGCCAATACAGTCCGTCAGATTCAGGAGGAGACGAGGCAGGAGTCCAGTCAGCTGCCAGGAGTTATGGGGGGTGACATCCCCTCCAACAACTTTATATATACAGGAAGCGATCCCATCGATTCTTCACTCAACTTACCTTTCGGAATTAACACAGAAATTACAAGAGATACCTGGCCCAGTGAGAACCCACTGGACAGCTTGATGGAAGTGACGGATGATGACATGTCTTCTGCAATTTCATCAATTCTCAAGGATCTTGATTTTGTTGAGGACATCAGCCCAACTCCAGCCCAGGGCTCAGTCATGGATGAACCCCCCAAACCCCTGGAGAGTGGCTACAAAGTTGAAAAGCAGGATGTTCGGGGGACAGAATGTGCATTTGGATCTTTTGAACTGACCAGTTCTACCAGTTACCTAAAGGACTTGTCAGTGGATGACATTTTTGACGACATTGATACTTCGATGTATGACTCTGATTTTAGTTTCTCCTCCTTGATGTCACCAAGAATGCAGCCTGCAGTGGAAGAACCCCTCAAGCTGTATACAATGTGCAATAATTCTGCAAGCAGTAACTTGCAGGTCTGCAGGACAGATTTGAATGATCTGGACCACATCATAGAGATTCTGGTTGGGTCTTGA